The Ziziphus jujuba cultivar Dongzao chromosome 1, ASM3175591v1 genome segment ACTAATTGTACCATGTTTGGTGCCAAATTGGACTGGATAgaactattttgtaattatatttttaaattaaaaaaataaaaattttaaaagttaaattatattaaaaaaaaattattacatctaattaaagttgtacatttatatatttatatatacatgcaaaatatacaaaatttgttgtatacatccacaaataatattaatatgtaaCTTTAGAAATAGCTTAAAATTAACTTAAGACAAAGTAtaccataaataacaattaattaaaaataaatatattttaatggtatgcataagacaattgaatattttttcaacccataaattacataaatatattgtttccaaaaccaataaaaataatattttagtatggtaaatcataaataataattatccacaaataaagaaataattaacagtatatgtaattaataacttgttgataatataagaatatccatatccaaattatacgtatatgtatatagatttcacatgtagcaattcaaataacaagtactacataaatataaatatattggattttacaaggataatttacttataaaacaaataagtaaatacacttGTTGAtagcaatccaaataaaaaacctaCTATAAAACCATTACGCCATTCATTGTTCAATTGAGCATGTGTATGTGTGGTGGTATTTCGTATTAGATTTGCGTCATTACGATTCCGCATCCGTTGTTCTACATactcaacatatgcaatttcagcttcttgggttgtattatatgcttgatataaattatctctaaatccttgcacttgttgatgacattcaggccaagaattatatatccctggttctctacctttaaacacaacataaactctTCTCCTTGCCATTtaatattcctgcatataagaatacattataatataatatagtaatacaattaaaaaatcaataaatcaacTCAATCACGCGCATAtgaatattctaaaacataacacataatcataaaattatcctTACATGCAAATTTAGAAACAAACATCCACCGCCATACAACAAGTTCATAAGTTTCAAACCTAATTGTTCATAATTATCATCCTCCCATACATAAACAGAAATATGTAGTCCACTACTTTACTAAATTAGTTATCCAAAAAGTCACGAGCATATGCAATCTTCCCCGCATCCATTTTAATAACCTTAAAAACCTCTATATTCGATGGATCcgatctcattgccttagagattttgAGGTTATCACTGGCCTCAAATCCTAACctgtcaagctccatagctaaATATTGTGGATAATAAGCCTCGGATTTTTCTAACTTTgcagccaatttatcaaataatttctgTGCTGCATTGCCTAACCCGGCTACAATGTCATCGTCCTTCGATCTAGATTTTCGTTTACCTCTTGCTTGGACTTGTGTAGATGGTTCACTACCTCCTCGATTCACAGACATTGGAGAATCGACATTATCAATTGGTTCATCTGCAGTGTCTAGATTTATTTCATTGATcatatcaattggagtttgtgctccatgtccggttgcccgatccttcccaaaaatattagcaagcttCTCATAAATAGGAAAAGATTTTCCTCTCCAACCTTTTGCACTTGGGGCACTCTAAAATACAAAAAGCCAACGTTtagctaagaaaaaataaatgctagataacaaactaaaattgaaattaacatatattttcaaaaaatattcaaaacctgcacatatgcttgCCAAACTTCTTCACTGTCAACCTCCACGCATTTAAGAGagtcattccatccaaatccacttttgttcaacatgtcatatattataccatattgcttcttccactttctCATCTTCGACTCAATATGTGGATTGGCTCGTAGTCTCGAATTAGGACACAGATCAGATAATCGCCTCTCAATCATAGTAAGTGTGCCAGGCTTAAATGACCCTGTATCACAacgttgcccactagctacaaCTTCATCTAAGATAATCAGTAAAGCTTCTTCCTCTCGTTGAGTCCATGTACGCCTAGAGTCACCACCCCTATTATCGTTACTGCTACCTCCAACTTCCATTgctatttatgtaaaaattccatgattccaaaaataccataaaaaatatgaatttaataacaaataataaaaatctcatatgttatatttaatataatttagtctTCATACAAAAGATGTAACaaacaccataaaattaaacagttacaaaattatataaatcataaCAATCAACTATTAACCACGACGACTTCTCCACTCATCAAACATATGCCTAGCTAACTCATTTCTCCAATTAGTCCATTGATCCGAAGAACCAATTGACCCTATAATATCTTCATCCCCACTTATGTCAGCATCGTTACTCATATCAAATTCAGCTTCTCCAGGATCAAGTGCCATTTCTCTCCTAATAAGATTATGTATCAAACAACATGCAGTAATTATCTTAATTTGggttgaaattggatagaacgatggacttcttaaaattgcccatCGCATTTTTAGAACCCCAAAACATCTTTCTATTATATTTCTAGCAGATGCATGCTTCATATTGAAATACTCTTCATGATTTGCAggtgcacaaccatctctccattcggaaaggtgatatcttgttcccctatatggtgcaagaaatccttcaccattagtgtaaccagcatccactaaataataataacctaacACAGAAAAATAGCTCCTATTAGATAGCGTAATGTTAGTCCACTACAATATAAACTTTAAGGATTGCTCTTACCGGTGGGTACTTTTAATCCATTTGGCTTACTTAATGCATCTCGAAGTACTCTTGAGTCTGAAGCGGAACCTTCCCAaccaggtaatacaaatatgaattcCATATTTGGGTTACATACACCTAAGACATTTGTGGCCATCTCACCCTTCCTGGTTCGATATCTCGGCTTATCGATTTCGGGTACATtaaccttaatataagttccatctaatgctcccaaacaattctagGTCACAAACAAAATTAGTTACATAAGATATTGCCACATATATCTACGAATTAAATAAAGTAACCAAACTAATTGATTAACATaccttaaatattttccatctatcatccgaACAATTATCTGACACAGGTTCAGGATGCCTCAACAATGTCCCATGTAAACGTAACACTCCATTCAACactgaattgaaatatctactaacTGTTTCCCCCGATCTATTGAATCTAGTGATAATTGTACGGTTCTttgtatgatgagcaattatatgcaaaaatatgcacacttgctcttccaatgtaacagTACCATCTCTTTTAACATATCCATCATGGCGTAATAACTGAcataaaataccaaatgttctcctatccatcctaaGTTGACTAATACAGTTAACATCATTGTCCAACAAACTAGTTACAAAAGACGAACGCAACTCTACAGTCCTATTTATTCGATTCCTAGCACCTCTATCATTTCTCAATCGCATTgctacatacatgtacataaaccCGACAACTATAAAGCATGTACAAAAATATTCTAATGCCTTATCATTTGGAAGCATCAATAATGCCGCTAATTTTCTTCGATCCATATTCactacaaaaaagtaaaaataaggtTATCATATCTATGCATAAACAAACGAATGTGCAAAAGACATtggaattttcattatttatcctatatatAAACAAACGAAAAAATGTTAGAATTTTTACTCTCATATAGATTATCTATGGTAGGTATAAACACCAATAGACACTACAATGATGCATGAGGAGAAATTTGTTATCTGGATTGGTGCAGTTACATGTCTAAGGGTCACATTTGTTTGAATTTAGTTCTCCATAAACTATTTAAGTATTTCTTTACTTGATTTCAAATAGATTACTTTGTCcttgtttcaaaaaatatttatttttaatttaaaaaacctatttatattttatgttttaaaaaagataaaaaccatACATTAATTAGCACCAATCTCTAAACTTTCAAAGTACTCCAACTATTgagtgaaattaaattaatttacaaaaaccatacatttaattaataaaaaaaatcataaaaattctcATGCGCTAGCTGGCgattaaaagatttaatttcttattgaaaTATAAATGGTGATCAGTAAAATATGGAAatgaatatatcttttttttttttttttccaaataactCAAAAGTAAAcatgaaaatttcaattccatacATAGCATGTGATGTGACAATTTCAACTTCCCAAATTCAATCCTACATCTGTATATACAAGGACTAGTAGTACCGGCAATCAATTACACGCAATAATATCGCCAATTCAATTTTCACAACTTATATGTCTTCAAGTGTTTGTGATCAGCTTGATCAATTCATAAGCCAATAAAAAGCAGTATTTATTATATCAAGTTCTTTGTAGAATTTGTTTTCATATTTCGTCAGAGAGTGGAGTAGTATAGAAGAATAGTATATTAATATTGCAGCAGAAAATAGTTAAGCCGAGGGGAGAGATTGTGACTGGCCCACGTTAGTCACCAACCTACAACCAAAAGACACCAACTAGGAAGGATACAAGCCCATGTGATTCCATACGTAACTATTCTGTCCAAGGCCATGTCAATTGAAGAATCCAGTTTTTCAAAAGAGAATGATAGACAAGTTAGCAACCACGGCTATGGCCCACCTTAGTCACCAACCTACCATAGCCACTGCATCTTCCCAACCACAGATGCATTTCCTAGAAATGTCTATTAAAGCACCCACCAAAACATTTATTATATGAATAAACTACTATTGTTCTCATATTAATAGATAATTATGATTTGTGAATAACTCTCAATAGATCTAGATGAAATATTAATCTGTCATCATTCCTCTCGCATGTTATAATCTAAGTTAACTTCTCAAGTCCATAATCTACCATAATCTGATTATATTAGATAACACTACTGCTATTCAGAGCATGGGATTTAGTAAGAACGAGCATCAACATTCAGCATTTCAAGAATTGAGAACAGATAAAACACTCAGtgtaaaattattaacaaaaaaagctGAATACTGATTTTCCATTCAGTGAGATAATAAACAACTTTTATTCTAAGATCAACAGATAATTATGAATAGCTCTCAATAGACCTAGATGAAATATTAATCTATCATCATTCCTTTGATAAAGTCATAATCTGAGTAACTTCTCAAGTCCATAAACTGATTATATTAGATAATACGACAGATATTCACAGCACAATAAACTGATTctcttttgaaataatattaacaagtaAAATTTCCTATGACTTATGAGATTTTACAATGCTTAATCTAGTGTAAACCAACCTGATACTCTGCCTCCACTGGAATGCAATCTAGTGAATATGGTTGTTGGAGACGAGCTATGATGCGATCCTGTCAGAGATAAAGAGTAGTTTTAGGAAGAATACACAAATCCATTGTATAGGACAAATCCATTGATGTCATCCTCTTCTATTCGCccctccaaaaacaaaaatggagagAACATGAAAAGTTCCAGCCATAAcgtaaaaaaaattcaatagacATCGATTCTagtaagaagaaataaaatggcaaaaaaaaaaaaaaacaaatgccaGAACGAAGAATAAGAAATTTTGTCTACACATCTGTACTcccagattgaagaagaagaagaaataaaatggcaaaaaaaaaaaaaaacaatgccagaTCGAAGGAGAACagagaacgaagaagaagaagaagaagaataagaaattttttctacACATTTGTACTCccaggttgaagaagaagaagaaataaaatggcaaaaaaaaaaaaaaaaaacaatgccagattgaaggagaagaagaacgaagaagaagaagaagaagaagaaattttgtCTACAGATTTGCCCTaccagattgaagaagaagaagaaataaaatggccaaaaaaaaaaaaaaaaacaaaacaatgccagatcgaagagaagaacaaagaagaggaagaacaatgtagatgaaaaagaagaagcacgagaacagagaagaagaaaaagaaaaataaaaaatcttttctGGCAGATCAGAAAAGAGGAATATGCatatctaataaaaaagaaataaactgaaacatgaagaagaagaagcagacaaacaatgagaagagaaagaagaaggcaaactcacagattcaagaagaagaacacaGAGCTTGATCTGGGCAGAGGCACGCGAGAGACACCACCAACGCCTTCGATGAGCTCCGGACAGAAATTTGATCCAGGGGGAAGGACGGGTTAGCTTAATCCCCCTCTCGGGGGATTATTTCACTGTAGCGGCTAACTTATCCGCTCCTTTATTTGTTTCTTCCAAACACCGGATTGGGACACAATCCTGTCCAATCCGGTCAAACAAACACGAAAGTCACATGGATAAGTGTCTTTCTTTTTGACTAATGATCATTTGACAACACATCTAATCTAACAAAGTTAAGTTTGGGTGCTCAAAGTTTGATGTGCTGTACATAGAATCATTCTTGAAGCTA includes the following:
- the LOC112493301 gene encoding uncharacterized protein LOC112493301, producing MEVGGSSNDNRGGDSRRTWTQREEEALLIILDEVVASGQRCDTGSFKPGTLTMIERRLSDLCPNSRLRANPHIESKMRKWKKQYGIIYDMLNKSGFGWNDSLKCVEVDSEEVWQAYVQSAPSAKGWRGKSFPIYEKLANIFGKDRATGHGAQTPIDMINEINLDTADEPIDNVDSPMSVNRGGSEPSTQVQARGKRKSRSKDDDIVAGLGNAAQKLFDKLAAKLEKSEAYYPQYLAMELDRLGFEASDNLKISKAMRSDPSNIEVFKVIKMDAGKIAYARDFLDN